Proteins encoded within one genomic window of Drosophila willistoni isolate 14030-0811.24 chromosome XL unlocalized genomic scaffold, UCI_dwil_1.1 Seg141, whole genome shotgun sequence:
- the LOC111518508 gene encoding uncharacterized protein LOC111518508: MIKGLAAESIPGLGSQIPRLVTLPYNQHLQLKLQQRQPQHPQQSQQQQQQQQQHLRLTGQKKAIKAKWEGILNPWRPTVSHIPVCRTIQMQCTQNTHQRLHQRQKDLQRKRQQIIEERDSFFENSFYSYSSCSSSSSSSRSSSSSSSSMSLSLSLFLPFPYLNRHLMNAFGDSKTKSVKSTMVKQKQVSSIPLQFHRFNCSDSRQVNIPCQLMNRYSLFMRQHRKPIQLSAIRSCTVLRLLQWMQRHRHDNIQQLAHSLPLPSNPNPTWDESFLAEGGLSQLVELILACNYLGVDPLLTHATHYFDQLMAQRCQAEQLLLSGISQILTEVHDSKIINRQAAAPSSSQSLVPMEPILVPKQTTFRHHQCYHKRI, translated from the coding sequence ATGATCAAGGGACTTGCAGCAGAATCGATACCAGGATTGGGTTCGCAAATACCCAGGCTGGTTACGCTTCCATATAATCAGCATCTACAGCTAAAgctgcagcagcggcagccgCAGCACCCGCAGCAGtcgcagcaacagcagcagcagcagcagcagcatcttcGTTTGACAGGTCAAAAGAAAGCAATTAAGGCGAAATGGGAAGGTATACTAAATCCATGGCGCCCCACCGTTTCTCATATACCAGTTTGTCGAACGATACAAATGCAGTGCACCCAGAATACCCATCAGCGTTTGCATCAGCGGCAAAAGGATTTGCAACGCAAACGCCAGCAAATAATCGAGGAGAGGGACTCATTCTTTGAGAATTCCTTTTACTCATATTCCTCTTGCTCATCCTCTTCTTCAAGCTCccgctccagctccagctccagctcaaGCATGTCATTAAGTTTATCCTTATTTCTGCCCTTTCCATATTTAAATCGCCATCTAATGAATGCATTTGGTGATTCCAAGACCAAATCAGTCAAATCAACGATGGTCAAACAGAAACAAGTATCATCGATTCCACTGCAATTCCATCGATTTAATTGCAGCGACAGTCGTCAAGTAAATATACCGTGTCAATTGATGAATCGCTATTCCCTGTTTATGCGTCAGCATCGTAAACCCATCCAGTTATCGGCTATCAGGTCGTGCACAGTGCTGCGTCTTCTCCAATGGATGCAGCGACATCGTCACGATAATATTCAACAGCTGGCCCATTCCCTACCCCTTCCGAGCAATCCAAATCCAACGTGGGATGAAAGTTTCTTGGCTGAGGGCGGTCTAAGCCAACTGGTCGAATTGATATTGGCCTGCAACTATTTGGGTGTCGATCCGCTTCTGACTCATGCCACACATTACTTTGATCAGCTGATGGCCCAACGCTGCCAGGCCGAACAATTGCTTTTGTCTGGCATCAGTCAAATCCTGACCGAGGTGCATGACAGCAAGATTATTAATCGGCAGGCAGCAGCGCCATCATCATCCCAATCACTAGTGCCAATGGAACCGATTTTAGTTCCCAAGCAGACCACTTTCAGGCATCATCAATGTTATCACAAAAGGAtctaa